Below is a genomic region from Acidimicrobiia bacterium.
TCATCGTCACGGTCTCGCTGAGCTCGGCGACCACGAGCGCGTCACCCGCGGCGACGACGCGATCGACGCGCATCACGTAGCCGTCGAGCGCCTCGATCGTCGCGCGCAGGAACGGCACGTACGCATCGACGCCGTCGTAGTCGTCGCCGTACGGGCCGAGCCGCTCGACGTCGGGAGTGAGGCACTCGGCGAGCGCGTCCCACTCCCCGCGCGCCATCGCGTCGAGGTAGCGGCGTACGGTCGTCACTCCGTCCATGCGCCCATGCTGCACCGAAACGATGCGAGCGGGCGACAATGACCGCGTGGACCGGCGCGAGTTCCTCGCGAAGCTGGGACGGGTCGCGGTCGCGTCGGCGGCGGTGCCGTTGCTCGACGCGTGTCACGGCAGCAGTCGCGCGTCGAGCCCGTCGTCGCGCGCGACGACGACCATCGGCCGTACGACGACGACCGTTCCGCCCGACCTCGACGACCTCGCGCGCAGTCTGCACGGGACGCTCGTGCGTCCGAGCGATCCGAGCTACGCGGTCGCGGCGCGGCTCGCGAACCCCGCGTTCGACACGCTGCACCCCGCCGCGGTCGCGCGCTGCACGAGCGCGCAGGATGTCGGCGCGTGCGTCGACTGGGCGCGCGCGACCGGCTCACCGATCACCGCGCGCGGCGGCGGCCACAGCTACGGCGGCTACTCGTCGGGTTCGGGGCTCGTCGTCGATCTCGGCGCGATGCGCGCGATCGCGTACGACTCCGGCTCGAAGCGCGCGACCGTCGGCGCGGGCGCGCAGTTGATCGACGTCGACCTCGCGCTCGCGGGTCAGGGCGTCGCGATCCCCGCGGGCTCGTGCCCGACGGTCGGCATCGCGGGCCTCGCACTCGGCGGCGGGATGGGGTTGACGGGTCGCGCGTTCGGGCTCACGTGCGACAACGTCGTCGGGCTCGATGTCGTGCTCGCCGACGGCCGCCGACTGCACTGCGACGCGACGCACGAACCCGGCCTCTTTTGGGCGCTGCGCGGCGGAGGCGGCGGCAACTTCGCGATCGTCACCGCCTTCACGTTCCGCACGCACGCGGTGAGCGACGTCACGATCTACAAGCTCACGTGGTCGTGGTCGCTCGCGGGCAAGACGCTCGCGGCGTGGATGGACTGGGTGCCGAGCCTGCCCGACGAGCTGTTCAGCGCGTGCTTGCTGAGCGGCGCGCCCGGCACGGGTCCGAGCATCTCGGTGTCGGGACTCTTGGTCGGACCCGAATCGATGCTCGACCCGCTGCTCGCACCGCTCGTCGCCGCGATCGGCGCGCCGGCGACGCGCTTCGAGCGCGCGCACACCTACGGCGACGAGGCG
It encodes:
- a CDS encoding FAD-binding protein; translated protein: MDRREFLAKLGRVAVASAAVPLLDACHGSSRASSPSSRATTTIGRTTTTVPPDLDDLARSLHGTLVRPSDPSYAVAARLANPAFDTLHPAAVARCTSAQDVGACVDWARATGSPITARGGGHSYGGYSSGSGLVVDLGAMRAIAYDSGSKRATVGAGAQLIDVDLALAGQGVAIPAGSCPTVGIAGLALGGGMGLTGRAFGLTCDNVVGLDVVLADGRRLHCDATHEPGLFWALRGGGGGNFAIVTAFTFRTHAVSDVTIYKLTWSWSLAGKTLAAWMDWVPSLPDELFSACLLSGAPGTGPSISVSGLLVGPESMLDPLLAPLVAAIGAPATRFERAHTYGDEAMIAAGCQGLTQDACHFAGSWPGGTLARSAFIAKSDYFTKPMDTSAIAALTSAIGRRTTDSRLQGGAAHFDAYGGAINRVAPEATAFVHRNVLCSAQYSGTFDPNAPADDLAANRAWLDGLWNALRPAASGAAYQNYIDPTLTDWQQAYYGANYDRLVE
- a CDS encoding nuclear transport factor 2 family protein; the protein is MDGVTTVRRYLDAMARGEWDALAECLTPDVERLGPYGDDYDGVDAYVPFLRATIEALDGYVMRVDRVVAAGDALVVAELSETVTMNGTRRETPEALVFDLAPDGRIARVAIFLRTSFTP